ATCGTAGGTTTTCATGCCATCATAGGATGCCGGATCCATCAAACCGGCTATGCCCACCGTACTGTTGAGCAGGAAGCGGCTCAGCTCCTGGCCGAAAGCAGCAAATTTCCCCTGCAGCAGGCAGTTGAGCATCCGGACAGGAGCGCTGAGGTTGGTGAAAAAATTTCTGATGCCGATCCGCAGCGGCTCCGGGGTCACTTTGCCATAACCCGTGGCAACCGGCTTCAAGACCCAGAAGTAAAGCCGGTCGTTGAAAGTAAACATCAGCCGGTTATAGGCCTCAAGTGGATCGGCAACGACAACGTCGTCATCGTCATACTCATCATTCAACATCTCCGCCAGACTGCCGGCTTCGGAACCAGCGGCGGAAACAGCGGGCACTGAAACAAAAACGCCGAACAACAGACTCGCTGTCAGCAGGACAAGCAACAACAATTTTCCCGCACCCTCTCCAATCGCACCCATCAACTCATTCCCCTGCCCCGGCTTTCCTGTCAAACCTCACCGAAAACATATTTGCTGATCAACTCTTCCAAAT
This is a stretch of genomic DNA from Candidatus Anaeroferrophillus wilburensis. It encodes these proteins:
- a CDS encoding VacJ family lipoprotein; translation: MGAIGEGAGKLLLLVLLTASLLFGVFVSVPAVSAAGSEAGSLAEMLNDEYDDDDVVVADPLEAYNRLMFTFNDRLYFWVLKPVATGYGKVTPEPLRIGIRNFFTNLSAPVRMLNCLLQGKFAAFGQELSRFLLNSTVGIAGLMDPASYDGMKTYDEDFSQTLGVYGLGNGCYLVWPVFGPSTIRGTVGMVGDYFTDPPTWIFMGDFTTGAAVTAGEKINTLSLTIGDYEDMIKAVLDPYIAVRNAFYQQQLRKVEQ